From Paenibacillus sp. PK3_47, the proteins below share one genomic window:
- a CDS encoding ABC transporter ATP-binding protein — protein sequence MSFVAVKGEYKRYKMGESVITANDGIDFEINKGEFAVIVGPSGAGKSTVLNILGGMDSADEGQVIVDGTDIAKFSSKELTGYRRNDVGFVFQFYNLVPNLTTLENVELASQISPRALDARKVLEDVGLGERLNNFPAQLSGGEQQRVAIARALAKQPKLLLCDEPTGALDYNTGKQVLKLLQDTCRNTGTTVIVITHNLAIAPMADRVIEINNAKVRKMIVNPSPVSVDDIEW from the coding sequence ATGAGCTTTGTTGCTGTAAAAGGCGAATACAAACGCTATAAAATGGGCGAAAGTGTGATCACTGCCAACGACGGAATTGATTTTGAGATTAATAAAGGTGAATTTGCCGTCATTGTCGGTCCCAGCGGGGCGGGCAAATCGACAGTGCTTAATATTCTGGGCGGGATGGATTCGGCCGACGAAGGCCAGGTCATTGTGGATGGTACCGATATCGCCAAATTCAGCAGTAAGGAGCTGACGGGCTACCGGCGCAATGACGTGGGTTTTGTGTTTCAGTTCTACAATCTGGTGCCTAACCTGACCACGCTGGAGAATGTCGAGCTGGCTTCCCAGATTTCCCCGCGTGCCCTGGATGCGCGCAAGGTACTGGAGGATGTGGGACTTGGCGAGCGGCTGAATAATTTCCCGGCCCAGCTGTCAGGGGGCGAGCAGCAGCGTGTGGCTATTGCCAGGGCGCTGGCCAAGCAGCCGAAGCTGCTGCTCTGCGACGAGCCGACGGGAGCGCTTGACTACAACACCGGGAAGCAGGTGCTGAAGCTGCTGCAGGATACCTGCCGCAATACCGGGACTACGGTGATCGTCATCACGCATAACCTGGCAATTGCACCGATGGCGGACCGGGTCATTGAAATCAACAATGCCAAGGTACGGAAGATGATCGTCAATCCTTCGCCGGTATCTGTGGACGATATCGAATGGTAA
- a CDS encoding ABC transporter ATP-binding protein: MFELKWLWQNLEGNRTRYVFALCLSVVGSALTIVNPYISQRIVDTFIAGDNAVQNLTDERGLLIALCLGMIGFSLLRTGLAYVTTMQYERSSQNMMYNIRVYLYNKIQGQDRKYYDQNRTGDLMTKMTGDLDMVRHSMAWIFKTIIESLTIFAAAVIYFFTIDVELTLWMLILSPPIFIVAYIFAKRVRPMYIDLRERLSQLNTTTQENISGNRVVKAFAREEFEIEKFTDKSVNYSKANKKAALVWLDYFPYLESFAQGFNVILLLAGGLFLINGRITFGEFAAFSSLIWAISNPMRNIGIIINDIQRFFASLSKIVDIYYASPSIENKHNPVNKRRYAGRIQFDHVSFKYDTATVLNDVSFTVEPGETVAIMGSTGAGKTTIINLIPRFYDVSEGRVLVDGTDVRELELDELRGNIGMATQDVLLFSDTIDGNIAYGDPELPEEDVKSYAALAAAHDFIGKMPEGYDTVVGERGVGLSGGQKQRIALARAMAVRRPILILDDTTSAVDLETEEHIQKSLRELDYPCTKIIIAQRVTTTAQADRILILENGRLIEEGTHAELLAKRGYYYDVFMLQNEGIGRQVAAHGKE; encoded by the coding sequence GTGTTTGAACTGAAGTGGCTGTGGCAGAATCTGGAGGGAAACCGTACGCGGTATGTTTTTGCCCTCTGCCTATCAGTGGTAGGCTCTGCGCTTACGATTGTGAATCCGTACATCAGCCAGCGCATTGTCGATACGTTCATAGCCGGCGACAATGCAGTGCAGAATCTTACAGATGAACGGGGGCTGCTCATCGCGCTCTGTCTGGGTATGATCGGCTTTTCCCTGCTGCGCACGGGTCTTGCTTATGTAACGACCATGCAGTATGAACGGTCTTCGCAGAACATGATGTACAACATCCGTGTGTATCTGTACAACAAAATCCAGGGCCAGGACAGAAAGTATTACGACCAGAACCGTACCGGTGACCTTATGACCAAAATGACAGGTGACCTGGATATGGTGCGCCACTCCATGGCGTGGATTTTCAAGACGATTATTGAATCGCTCACAATTTTTGCAGCCGCCGTCATTTATTTCTTTACGATTGATGTGGAGCTGACGCTGTGGATGCTGATTCTTTCTCCGCCGATTTTTATCGTGGCCTACATATTTGCCAAGCGTGTCCGCCCGATGTATATCGACCTGCGGGAACGTCTGTCCCAGCTGAACACGACAACACAGGAGAATATTTCAGGCAACCGTGTAGTCAAGGCCTTCGCCCGCGAAGAGTTCGAGATTGAGAAATTTACAGACAAGAGTGTGAACTATTCCAAGGCCAACAAAAAGGCTGCACTCGTCTGGCTGGATTACTTCCCGTATCTGGAGAGCTTCGCCCAGGGCTTTAACGTTATTCTGCTGCTGGCCGGCGGGCTGTTCCTGATCAATGGCCGGATTACTTTTGGTGAATTCGCTGCATTCTCATCCCTGATCTGGGCGATTTCGAACCCTATGCGCAACATCGGGATCATTATCAATGATATCCAGCGCTTTTTTGCCAGCTTGTCCAAGATCGTCGATATTTACTATGCCAGCCCGTCCATTGAAAACAAGCATAACCCGGTCAACAAACGCCGTTATGCAGGCCGCATCCAGTTCGATCATGTCAGTTTCAAATATGATACTGCGACCGTGCTGAACGATGTGAGCTTTACAGTCGAGCCTGGCGAAACCGTTGCCATTATGGGCTCCACAGGCGCAGGCAAAACAACCATCATCAATCTGATCCCGCGTTTCTATGATGTATCGGAAGGACGTGTCCTCGTAGACGGCACCGATGTCCGGGAGCTTGAGCTGGATGAACTCCGCGGAAATATCGGGATGGCGACCCAGGATGTGCTGCTGTTCTCAGATACCATTGACGGCAACATCGCTTATGGTGATCCCGAGCTGCCAGAGGAGGATGTCAAATCCTATGCCGCTCTTGCTGCAGCCCATGACTTTATTGGCAAAATGCCCGAAGGCTACGATACCGTTGTCGGTGAACGCGGTGTCGGATTGTCAGGCGGCCAGAAGCAGCGGATTGCCCTGGCGCGGGCTATGGCGGTCCGCCGTCCGATTCTGATACTGGATGATACGACCTCCGCCGTGGACCTTGAGACCGAAGAGCATATCCAGAAAAGCCTGCGCGAGCTGGACTATCCGTGCACGAAGATTATTATCGCGCAGCGGGTAACGACAACCGCACAAGCCGACCGGATTCTCATCCTGGAAAACGGCCGTCTGATCGAGGAAGGCACCCACGCCGAGCTCCTGGCCAAACGGGGCTACTACTACGATGTATTTATGCTGCAGAACGAGGGTATTGGAAGGCAGGTGGCCGCTCATGGCAAGGAATAG
- a CDS encoding ClbS/DfsB family four-helix bundle protein gives MASYDYVSKADLIETIHAKYILLDAEYDGVENSDKDLRLPEVDKTPAEILAYQLGWLPLVMGWDKDEREGRAVHMPSPEYKWNQLGGLYDSFYKKYAEYSLTELRELFRLQEQQWLEWIDTLTDEELFTQGVHTWTGTKENWPMARWIHINSVAPFTSFRTKIRKWKKLRVQYL, from the coding sequence ATGGCAAGCTATGATTATGTATCCAAGGCGGATTTAATAGAAACTATCCATGCGAAGTACATACTGCTGGATGCGGAGTATGACGGGGTGGAGAACAGCGATAAAGATTTACGGTTACCGGAGGTGGATAAAACCCCCGCCGAAATCCTTGCCTACCAGCTCGGCTGGCTTCCACTCGTGATGGGCTGGGACAAAGATGAACGGGAAGGCCGGGCCGTGCATATGCCGTCTCCAGAATACAAATGGAACCAGCTTGGCGGACTGTATGATTCCTTCTATAAGAAGTACGCTGAATATTCCCTTACTGAGCTGCGGGAATTATTCCGGCTGCAGGAGCAGCAGTGGCTGGAATGGATTGATACACTAACTGATGAGGAGCTGTTCACCCAGGGCGTGCACACATGGACAGGCACCAAAGAGAATTGGCCGATGGCCCGGTGGATTCATATCAACTCCGTCGCCCCCTTCACCTCCTTCCGGACGAAGATCAGGAAGTGGAAGAAGCTCAGGGTGCAATATCTCTAA
- a CDS encoding nitrate/nitrite transporter: MEAKGFRKAGHAPSLLSAFLYFDVSFMIWVLCGALSLYITKDFGLSDTQKATMVAIPILGGSVFRIPMGILADRIGCKKAGLIGMSLTLIPLFWGWLGGTSLLQIHMIGFLLGFAGASFAVSLSLASRWYPPQYQGLAMGIAGAGNSGTALATFFGPQIAQAYGWHNVFAVALIPLIIVMIVFAVLVKDAPNAPAPKPLKDYLSVFKHADTWWFSMFYAITFGGFVGFANYASIFFYDVYGDGTVAGGLSRVQIGYLVTITVIAGSLFRPVGGWIADKIGGMRLLLILYSVITVCAFAIASMPGSFLVMLLYTSVMMASLGMGNGSVFQIIPQRFSREIGVITGIVGAAGGLGGYLLPTYILGPLKQSTGSQATGFLVVGSIVLLTTLVFYAVTRSWRKTWAKAESGVNF; the protein is encoded by the coding sequence ATGGAAGCAAAAGGATTCCGTAAGGCCGGCCATGCCCCGAGTTTGTTGTCAGCGTTTTTGTATTTTGATGTCAGTTTTATGATTTGGGTGCTGTGCGGAGCTCTGTCGCTGTACATCACTAAGGATTTTGGCTTATCGGATACCCAGAAAGCCACGATGGTGGCGATTCCTATTCTTGGCGGCTCGGTGTTCCGGATTCCTATGGGAATATTGGCAGACCGTATCGGCTGCAAAAAGGCAGGACTGATCGGTATGTCCCTGACGCTGATTCCGCTTTTTTGGGGATGGCTTGGCGGCACCAGCCTGCTGCAGATTCATATGATCGGCTTTCTGCTGGGATTTGCGGGTGCGAGCTTTGCCGTATCCCTGTCCCTGGCCAGCCGCTGGTATCCTCCGCAATATCAGGGGCTGGCGATGGGCATTGCCGGAGCAGGGAACAGCGGGACGGCGCTGGCCACCTTTTTTGGACCGCAGATCGCTCAGGCTTACGGATGGCACAATGTGTTTGCTGTCGCGCTGATTCCCCTGATTATCGTCATGATTGTGTTTGCTGTCTTGGTCAAAGATGCCCCGAATGCCCCTGCACCCAAACCGCTGAAGGATTATCTCAGTGTCTTCAAGCATGCCGATACCTGGTGGTTCTCGATGTTCTATGCGATTACCTTTGGAGGATTCGTCGGTTTCGCTAACTATGCAAGTATTTTCTTCTATGATGTGTACGGTGACGGCACGGTAGCCGGCGGCTTGAGCAGGGTTCAAATCGGTTACCTTGTAACGATTACAGTCATTGCAGGCAGTCTTTTCCGGCCTGTAGGAGGCTGGATTGCAGATAAAATCGGCGGAATGCGCCTTCTGCTGATTTTGTACAGTGTGATTACCGTATGTGCCTTTGCCATTGCGTCTATGCCGGGTTCTTTCCTTGTTATGCTTCTGTATACCAGTGTAATGATGGCCAGTCTCGGTATGGGGAACGGTTCGGTATTTCAGATTATCCCCCAGCGGTTCTCCAGAGAAATTGGAGTGATTACCGGTATTGTCGGTGCTGCAGGAGGACTTGGGGGGTATTTGCTGCCCACCTACATTCTCGGTCCGTTAAAACAATCCACCGGCTCCCAAGCCACAGGCTTTCTGGTTGTAGGTTCCATCGTGCTGCTTACAACACTGGTTTTCTATGCAGTCACACGTTCATGGAGAAAAACCTGGGCCAAGGCGGAATCCGGGGTCAATTTCTAA
- a CDS encoding bifunctional nitrate reductase/sulfite reductase flavoprotein subunit alpha, which yields MTIQKVKSVCPYCGVGCGMILEVSGNRVVKITGDKEHPANFGRLCTKGSNAAAAITGPGRLEAAYRRQDRKSEPARVPLDEMISETARRLRGILEEHGPDALSFYVSGQMTLEAQYLINKLAKGYIRTNNIESNSRLCMASAGSGYKLSLGADGPPGSYQDMDCTDLFFVTGANMADCHPILFLRMMDRVKAGAKLIVVDPRRTATADKAHLYLQIRPGTDLALLNGMLHLLMKNGHTDPAFIEEFTSGFEVMPDFLEEYSPDRVAGITGIPEADIRQAAEMIGRAANWMTLWTMGLNQSTHGTWHTNAICNLHLATGAICRPGSGPFSLTGQPNAMGGREMGYMGPGLPGQRSVLAEADRRFMERLWEVPEGTLRSDTGSGTVSMFESMRAGEIKACWIICTNPVATVPNRSNVIAGLEAAELVITQDSFMETETNKYADILLPGALWAEGEGVMINSERNLTLLQKAVEPPGEAVPDWQIIARVACEMGYAAAFSYASSEEVYKEIQQAWNPKTGYDIRGADYMRLRNTPVQWPCPPDSTDDRNPIRYLAEAAGSGAALEGWNSGVSRIVFPTDSGKGVFWARPYLPPAEMPDQEYPFVLNSGRLQHQWHTLTKTGKSGKLNKLNPGPFVEIHPEDAEVLGIAERDPVEICSRRGKAVLPAVITDRVLPGNCFAPFHWNDLYGSHLAINALTNDAVDPLSLQPELKYCSVTLAKAAEYLAEKQEVPGRDGAEPESLTCKVSNHTKEAVHMAQLDMLEAVLGLPSRTAITLDTREQDYLSGFITSLRTGEALSDTGVPVLPPSAPFGPQTRYWVDGLLAGMFSRSALQEGESLRETKLPVTLLWASQTGNAEGAAIHCAQKLQAAGYDVRLINMNQYPVEELARQQHVLFIASTFGAGDPPDNGAAFYQSLSGGLAPRLTNLNYAVLALGDSNYDLFCGFGSNLDHRLSELGAQRLLECTRCDTDYEEQVEAWSAAVSGELSRSVCGPENSLPVPAEAVLPLQASGAGAAAVPVQTHSVAVAPKEEQRGYHRNTPVSSRILFNRRLSAADSLKETRHYSFDLSGTGLQYEAGDALGIWPSNCPELAASLLNALDLEPSAKVNVKGHGELPLAEALIRHFEITRIAPDMLRLFRDRSQHGVLAELLESENRDNLRSWLWGRQLIDLVQEFPVTVSAAELVSLLKPMQPRLYSISSSQKAYPQEVQITVSTVRYEYRGSERKGVCSTFLADLAGADTEIPVFIQKNGHFRPPSISGVPAIMVGPGTGIAPFRSFLQERKASGATGKNWLLFGEQREHSDFYFRDELEAFLSEGVLNRLDTAFSRDQADKIYVQHRMIEHGAELWSWLQEGACFYVCGDAGQMAKEVEAALLTVVQQHGGMSAEGARAYVKEMSLNKRYCRDIY from the coding sequence ATGACTATTCAAAAAGTAAAAAGCGTCTGTCCCTACTGCGGCGTCGGCTGCGGCATGATTCTGGAGGTGTCCGGTAACCGTGTGGTCAAAATCACCGGAGATAAGGAGCATCCGGCCAATTTCGGCAGATTATGCACCAAAGGAAGCAATGCAGCCGCAGCTATCACCGGACCAGGACGCTTGGAGGCTGCTTACAGACGTCAAGACCGGAAAAGTGAACCCGCCAGAGTTCCTTTAGATGAGATGATTAGTGAAACGGCCCGGCGGCTCCGGGGTATCCTTGAGGAACACGGGCCGGATGCACTGTCTTTTTATGTCTCAGGACAAATGACGCTGGAAGCCCAATACCTGATCAACAAGCTGGCCAAAGGTTACATCCGCACGAACAATATCGAATCGAATTCACGCCTGTGCATGGCAAGCGCCGGCAGCGGATATAAACTGTCGCTTGGGGCGGACGGTCCTCCGGGATCTTACCAGGATATGGACTGCACGGATTTGTTCTTTGTGACTGGTGCCAATATGGCTGATTGCCATCCGATTCTCTTCCTCCGGATGATGGACCGGGTCAAAGCCGGAGCGAAGCTGATTGTGGTTGATCCCCGCCGGACAGCTACTGCGGATAAAGCGCATCTGTACCTGCAGATCCGGCCGGGGACCGATCTGGCTCTGCTTAACGGAATGCTGCATCTGCTGATGAAGAACGGCCATACCGACCCCGCCTTTATTGAGGAGTTCACTTCCGGGTTTGAGGTTATGCCGGATTTCCTGGAGGAGTATTCCCCGGACAGAGTAGCCGGGATCACAGGGATCCCTGAGGCGGACATCCGTCAGGCAGCAGAAATGATCGGCAGGGCGGCCAACTGGATGACGCTCTGGACCATGGGTCTTAATCAGAGCACGCACGGTACCTGGCACACGAATGCCATCTGCAATCTGCACCTGGCCACAGGCGCCATATGCCGTCCGGGCAGCGGGCCCTTCTCGCTCACCGGCCAGCCCAATGCCATGGGCGGCCGGGAGATGGGGTACATGGGTCCCGGCTTGCCGGGACAGCGCTCTGTACTGGCCGAAGCCGATCGCAGATTTATGGAACGGCTGTGGGAGGTGCCCGAAGGCACCCTCCGCAGTGATACAGGCAGCGGCACTGTATCCATGTTTGAGAGCATGAGGGCCGGAGAGATCAAAGCCTGCTGGATTATCTGCACCAATCCTGTGGCTACTGTACCTAACCGCAGCAATGTGATCGCGGGACTGGAAGCTGCCGAGCTGGTCATCACCCAGGACAGCTTTATGGAGACTGAAACTAACAAATACGCGGATATTCTGCTGCCGGGGGCTTTGTGGGCAGAAGGCGAGGGCGTGATGATTAATTCGGAACGCAACTTGACCCTGCTGCAAAAAGCGGTAGAACCTCCGGGTGAAGCAGTGCCCGACTGGCAGATCATTGCCCGGGTGGCCTGTGAAATGGGGTATGCTGCGGCGTTTTCCTATGCTTCCTCGGAAGAGGTATACAAGGAAATCCAACAGGCCTGGAACCCGAAGACCGGCTATGACATCCGGGGAGCAGATTATATGCGGCTGCGTAACACCCCGGTGCAGTGGCCTTGTCCCCCGGACAGTACGGATGACCGTAATCCGATACGATACTTGGCAGAAGCGGCTGGCAGCGGCGCGGCTCTGGAGGGGTGGAACAGCGGCGTAAGCCGGATTGTTTTCCCCACAGACAGCGGCAAAGGGGTATTCTGGGCGCGCCCGTATCTGCCGCCTGCCGAAATGCCGGATCAGGAATATCCGTTTGTGCTGAACTCCGGACGATTGCAGCATCAATGGCATACTCTTACCAAGACGGGAAAGAGCGGGAAGCTGAATAAGCTTAATCCGGGTCCTTTTGTAGAGATTCATCCGGAGGATGCGGAGGTACTCGGCATTGCAGAACGTGACCCGGTTGAGATTTGTTCCAGGCGCGGGAAGGCCGTTCTGCCGGCGGTCATTACAGACCGTGTGCTTCCCGGAAACTGCTTTGCTCCCTTTCACTGGAACGATCTATATGGCAGCCATTTGGCGATCAACGCGCTCACCAATGATGCAGTCGATCCCTTGTCCCTGCAGCCTGAATTGAAATATTGTTCCGTTACACTGGCTAAGGCAGCAGAGTACCTGGCGGAGAAGCAGGAAGTGCCCGGCAGGGACGGAGCTGAACCGGAATCACTAACCTGTAAGGTTAGCAATCATACGAAGGAGGCCGTGCATATGGCACAGTTGGATATGCTGGAAGCGGTTCTGGGGTTACCATCCCGGACAGCGATAACGCTGGATACCCGCGAACAGGATTATTTGTCGGGATTCATAACCAGCCTGCGCACCGGGGAGGCTCTCAGTGATACCGGTGTTCCGGTTCTTCCGCCTTCTGCGCCGTTTGGGCCGCAGACGCGTTATTGGGTAGACGGCCTGCTGGCCGGCATGTTCTCGCGGAGTGCTCTTCAGGAAGGCGAAAGTTTACGGGAGACGAAGCTTCCAGTCACTCTGCTCTGGGCTTCACAGACCGGAAATGCAGAAGGTGCCGCCATTCATTGCGCGCAAAAGCTGCAGGCTGCCGGGTATGACGTGCGGCTGATCAACATGAATCAGTATCCTGTGGAGGAACTGGCCCGGCAGCAGCATGTACTGTTCATTGCCAGCACATTCGGAGCCGGAGACCCGCCGGATAATGGAGCGGCCTTCTATCAGTCGCTGTCCGGGGGCCTTGCTCCCCGGTTAACGAACCTGAACTATGCCGTCCTGGCGCTGGGGGATTCAAATTATGATCTGTTCTGCGGCTTCGGCAGCAATCTGGATCACCGGTTGTCTGAGCTTGGTGCGCAGCGGCTCCTGGAGTGTACCCGTTGTGATACGGATTACGAAGAGCAGGTTGAAGCATGGAGCGCTGCAGTCTCCGGAGAGCTAAGCCGGTCGGTATGCGGCCCGGAGAATTCTTTGCCTGTGCCGGCAGAAGCAGTCCTGCCGCTGCAGGCAAGCGGAGCGGGCGCGGCAGCTGTACCGGTGCAGACTCATAGTGTAGCCGTAGCCCCGAAGGAGGAGCAACGGGGATATCACCGGAACACTCCCGTGAGTTCGCGGATTCTGTTTAACCGGCGGTTAAGCGCAGCGGATTCCCTGAAGGAAACCAGACACTATTCCTTTGATCTGTCCGGCACGGGCCTGCAGTATGAAGCGGGAGATGCACTGGGGATATGGCCGTCCAATTGTCCTGAACTCGCAGCCAGCCTGTTAAATGCGCTTGATTTGGAGCCGTCTGCTAAGGTGAATGTAAAAGGACACGGGGAACTCCCGCTTGCGGAGGCGCTGATCCGTCACTTCGAAATCACCCGGATAGCTCCGGATATGCTCAGGCTGTTCCGGGACCGGTCGCAGCACGGGGTATTGGCTGAGCTTCTGGAAAGTGAGAACCGGGATAATCTCAGATCATGGCTGTGGGGGCGTCAGCTGATTGACCTGGTGCAGGAGTTTCCTGTAACGGTGAGCGCAGCCGAACTGGTCAGCCTGCTCAAACCGATGCAGCCCCGTCTCTATTCCATTTCCTCAAGTCAGAAAGCCTATCCGCAAGAGGTACAGATTACAGTATCCACGGTCCGTTACGAGTACAGAGGAAGCGAGCGCAAAGGTGTATGCTCTACATTTCTGGCCGATCTTGCCGGTGCAGATACGGAAATACCGGTTTTTATTCAAAAAAATGGCCATTTCCGCCCTCCGTCCATCTCCGGTGTACCGGCTATAATGGTCGGACCGGGCACAGGTATTGCCCCTTTCCGCAGTTTTCTCCAGGAGCGCAAGGCGAGCGGCGCGACGGGCAAAAACTGGCTGCTGTTCGGGGAACAGCGTGAGCACAGCGACTTTTATTTCCGGGATGAGCTTGAGGCCTTCCTTAGTGAAGGGGTCCTGAACCGGCTGGATACTGCCTTTTCCCGTGACCAGGCTGACAAAATCTATGTGCAGCACCGGATGATCGAGCATGGCGCGGAGCTGTGGTCCTGGCTTCAGGAAGGTGCCTGCTTCTATGTTTGCGGAGATGCCGGCCAGATGGCGAAGGAGGTAGAAGCCGCGCTTTTAACCGTTGTGCAGCAGCATGGCGGTATGAGTGCGGAAGGAGCGCGGGCTTACGTGAAAGAAATGTCATTGAACAAACGCTACTGCCGCGATATCTATTAA